One window of the Anguilla rostrata isolate EN2019 chromosome 13, ASM1855537v3, whole genome shotgun sequence genome contains the following:
- the LOC135238603 gene encoding transcription factor-like 5 protein isoform X2, whose product MSVTCKIEPGSSPPGLYTAVPVEVTVSHECTVSSAPCSDQGMVLNSVSELNLVEMTDVEYTHLQHIIYSQIEAQSAEQEGSGDARLNSGYPVSSPAAIQTVFPSADPHSEVEYAAKTPSPAVGQSNTPSSESQYLLSSDQQSDFQEIKMILMGEPVHLPERTPTTCGEVPGPVLAKVRNVMETSEHRVASETRLNPAARVRLEKRFNCSPCEVSRQQDSLHDQPTALSSVFSKLHHPTELFGVAVQPQASKCLKLGRPKPAVPRQVEFPYPVYGRNVCNSMVGLPQAQVGIGSISHILESAKHQDLIMPRNFSFSYQQDAGLEKTAMCDENKQAIESEVWIKMEGREELRKPMPPARRGRGRRRQTCPQRHALNDIQNAVVGMGHKASLKPEEAGENSQRRERHNIMERDRRRRIRICCDELNMLVPFCNRDTDKATTLQWTTAFLKYIKEIHGDSLKMLW is encoded by the exons ATGTCAGTGACCTGTAAAATTGAGCCTGGGTCGTCCCCACCAGGGCTGTACACTGCAGTCCCGGTCGAAGTAACCGTGAGCCACGAGTGCACTGTATCAAGTGCCCCGTGCTCAGATCAGGGGATGGTTCTCAACTCTGTTTCGGAACTGAATTTGGTGGAGATGACAGACGTGGAGTACACACATCTCCAGCATATCATCTATTCGCAAATTGAGGCACAGTCAGCGGAGCAGGAAGGGTCGGGAGACGCCAGATTAAATTCAGGCTACCCCGTAAGCAGTCCGGCGGCCATTCAAACAGTGTTTCCAAGTGCTGATCCGCACAGTGAAGTCGAGTACGCGGCCAAAACTCCCAGCCCCGCCGTGGGTCAGTCGAATACCCCATCATCGGAATCACAGTACCTATTGAGTTCAGACCAGCAAAGTGATTTCCAGGAGATTAAAATGATTCTGATGGGCGAGCCTGTCCACTTACCGGAGCGGACACCGACTACATGTGGAGAAGTCCCCGGACCTGTATTGGCAAAAGTCAGAAACGTGATGGAGACCAGCGAGCACAGAGTGGCTTCTGAGACGAGACTTAATCCTGCCGCCCGAGTGCGTTTGGAGAAGCGGTTTAACTGCAGCCCGTGCGAAGTCTCCCGACAACAGGACTCCCTTCATGACCAACCTACAGCTCTGAGCAG CGTTTTCTCAAAACTCCATCATCCCACGGAGTTATTCGGCGTTGCTGTGCAGCCACAGGCAAGCAAATGTCTGAAGCTGGGCCGGCCTAAACCTGCAGTGCCGCGACAGGTGGAGTTTCCTTACCCGGTATACGGAAGGAACGTGTGCAACTCAATGGTCGGTTTGCCTCAAGCGCAGGTG GGTATTGGATCCATCTCCCATATTCTGGAATCTGCAAAGCACCAGGATCTGATCATGCCCCGAAACTTCAGCTTCAGTTACCAGCAGGATGCAGGGTTGGAAAAGACAGCGATGTGCGATGAGAACAAGCAGGCTATTGAATCCGAAGTTTGGATTAAGATGGAGGGAA GAGAGGAGCTGAGGAAACCTATGCCCCCTGCCAGAcgtgggcggggcaggaggaggcAGACATGCCCTCAGCGCCACGCCCTCAATGACATCCAGAACGCAGTGGTGGGCATGGGCCACAAGGCCAGCTTGAAGCCCGAGGAGGCTGGTGAGAATTCacaaaggagggagagacacaaCATTATGGAGCGAGATCGCAG GCGGAGGATTCGTATCTGCTGTGATGAGCTGAACATGCTGGTGCCGTTTTGCAACCGAGACACGGACAAGGCCACCACCCTGCAGTGGACCACCGCCTTTCTCAAATACATCAAGGAGATCCATGGGGACAGTCTCAAAATG CTATGGTAG
- the LOC135238602 gene encoding opioid growth factor receptor-like protein 1 isoform X2 — MQTYRHSYPEKYQSCSWGHRTDLDEEEQMVNLRFYRNEIPSSPDDMKITEFHEHWKGDYERLEYVHSYIQWLFPLQEAGMNYRAKELTKKEIEKFCKDEEAKKRLVESYELMLDFYGIRLVDKSTGRVERSEKWEERFDNLNRNTHNSLRITRILKSLGELGFKHYQAPLVKFFLEETLIHNNLKNVKQSVMDYFLFAVLDKDERRKLIEYAFRHYEPKCEFVWCPKKIQLLWEQKDVDEQDQEKGGQSDGSGCDKKNEANLTEDHSETSKAFQCQAPSVDPLQERSSVEQPPPVNKEINQPNLPHSGSLNGDSPLEGHMPGPGVEHSCQITVSLPLQDLVIQESAQEEGIEAKTESSRVPAEKQSDSDDIENNSTADDTPAAEQGSPPEKQNKKEMMGMDENPNDSDFAEEVPDSARKKDGPSVSSNPVKDDDVTHEIDSQLSKSSENPTAVGGAKESLNSIGEDRESKGTESREPADAAENNLRPIGVNESHQLQAEGVESYKLEGGALESPGPKGGVEDSVSLEGAMNLCKPEDVPIISNLPEGGMSQSPRPDVGADKDQRPEGAVEDTASGNDAGNVSSNPDDVKASDDAMICRDQEMETDEDSEMELQ; from the exons ATGCAAACCTATCGACACAGTTATCCA GAGAAGTACCAATCATGCTCTTGGGGTCATCGtaca GATCTGGACGAGGAGGAGCAAATGGTTAATCTCCGGTTCTACCGTAATGAAATTCCCTCATCGCCTGACG ACATGAAAATCACAGAATTTCACGAGCATTGGAAAGGAGACTATGAAAGACTTGAATATGTCCATTCCTACATTCAGTG GTTGTTTCCACTGCAAGAAGCTGGAATGAATTATCGTGCCAAGGAACTCACTAAAAAGGAGATAGAG AAATTTTGTAAAGATGAGGAAGCAAAGAAGAGGCTGGTGGAATCCTATGAGCTGATGTTGGACTTCTATGGCATACGGCTAGTCGACAAATCCACAGGAAGGGTAGAACGTTCAGAAAAGTGGGAGGAAAGATTTGACAACCTCAACCG aaacacacacaacagcctgCGGATTACCCGGATCCTGAAGAGTTTAGGGGAGCTGGGGTTCAAGCACTACCAAGCCCCCCTGGTTAAATTCTTCTTAGAGGAGACTCTgattcataataacttgaaaaatgtgaaacagaGTGTAATGGACTACTTCCTCTTTGCTGTCCTTGACAAGGATGAACGCAGAAAGCTGATTGAGTACGCCTTCAGGCATTACGAGCCcaaatgtgagtttgtgtggtgCCCAAAAAAGATTCAACTGTTGTGGGAACAGAAAGATGTGGATGAGCAAGACCAAGAAAAAGGTGGCCAATCAGATGGATCTGGGTGTGACAAGAAAAATGAGGCAAATCTAACTGAAGACCACTCTGAAACTTCAAAGGCTTTTCAGTGTCAGGCACCATCAGTCGACCCACTGCAAGAAAGGTCCTCAGTTGAACAGCCACCTCCAGTTAACAAGGAAATAAACCAACCCAACTTACCACATTCAGGCAGTCTGAATGGGGACAGTCCATTAGAAGGACACATGCCGGGGCCAGGAGTTGAACACAGTTGTCAAATCACCGTCAGTCTACCACTGCAAGACTTAGTCATACAAGAATCTGCACAAGAAGAAGGGATTGAGGCaaagacagagagcagcagggtgCCTGCTGAGAAGCAGTCTGACAGCGATGACATTGAGAATAACTCGACAGCAGATGACACACCAGCAGCAGAGCAGGGATCACCACCGGAGAAGCAAAACAAGAAGGAAATGATGGGAATGGATGAAAATCCCAATGACAGTGATTTTGCAGAGGAGGTGCCTGACTCAGCTAGAAAAAAAGATGGTCCCTCAGTTAGCAGTAATCCAGTTAAAGATGACGATGTCACTCATGAAATAGATTCTCAGCTATCCAAGAGTTCAGAGAATCCCACAGCTGTGGGAGGAGCGAAAGAGAGTCTCAACAGCATAGGTGAAGATAGAGAGAGCAAAGGGACAGAGAGTCGTGAACCTGCAGATGCAGCTGAGAACAATCTCAGACCCATCGGAGTGAATGAAAGTCACCAACTTCAGGCTGAAGGTGTAGAAAGTTACAAACTTGAGGGTGGAGCACTCGAGAGTCCTGGACCAAAAGGAGGAGTGGAAGATAGTGTCAGCCTGGAAGGAGCTATGAACCTCTGCAAGCCTGAAGATGTACCTATTATCAGTAACCTGCCTGAAGGTGGAATGAGCCAGAGTCCAAGACCCGATGTTGGAGCAGACAAGGATCAAAGACCAGAAGGTGCAGTGGAAGACACGGCTTCTGGTAATGATGCTGGGAATGTGTCATCTAATCCTGATGATGTGAAGGCCAGTGACGATGCCATGATATGCAGAGACCAGGAAATGGAGACTGATGAGGACTCCGAGATGGAATTGCAATGA
- the LOC135238603 gene encoding transcription factor-like 5 protein isoform X1, which translates to MSVTCKIEPGSSPPGLYTAVPVEVTVSHECTVSSAPCSDQGMVLNSVSELNLVEMTDVEYTHLQHIIYSQIEAQSAEQEGSGDARLNSGYPVSSPAAIQTVFPSADPHSEVEYAAKTPSPAVGQSNTPSSESQYLLSSDQQSDFQEIKMILMGEPVHLPERTPTTCGEVPGPVLAKVRNVMETSEHRVASETRLNPAARVRLEKRFNCSPCEVSRQQDSLHDQPTALSSVFSKLHHPTELFGVAVQPQASKCLKLGRPKPAVPRQVEFPYPVYGRNVCNSMVGLPQAQVGIGSISHILESAKHQDLIMPRNFSFSYQQDAGLEKTAMCDENKQAIESEVWIKMEGREELRKPMPPARRGRGRRRQTCPQRHALNDIQNAVVGMGHKASLKPEEAGENSQRRERHNIMERDRRRRIRICCDELNMLVPFCNRDTDKATTLQWTTAFLKYIKEIHGDSLKMEFQNTFCGKTGKRIKLATVGDQFSGLKETVNPACIAPADH; encoded by the exons ATGTCAGTGACCTGTAAAATTGAGCCTGGGTCGTCCCCACCAGGGCTGTACACTGCAGTCCCGGTCGAAGTAACCGTGAGCCACGAGTGCACTGTATCAAGTGCCCCGTGCTCAGATCAGGGGATGGTTCTCAACTCTGTTTCGGAACTGAATTTGGTGGAGATGACAGACGTGGAGTACACACATCTCCAGCATATCATCTATTCGCAAATTGAGGCACAGTCAGCGGAGCAGGAAGGGTCGGGAGACGCCAGATTAAATTCAGGCTACCCCGTAAGCAGTCCGGCGGCCATTCAAACAGTGTTTCCAAGTGCTGATCCGCACAGTGAAGTCGAGTACGCGGCCAAAACTCCCAGCCCCGCCGTGGGTCAGTCGAATACCCCATCATCGGAATCACAGTACCTATTGAGTTCAGACCAGCAAAGTGATTTCCAGGAGATTAAAATGATTCTGATGGGCGAGCCTGTCCACTTACCGGAGCGGACACCGACTACATGTGGAGAAGTCCCCGGACCTGTATTGGCAAAAGTCAGAAACGTGATGGAGACCAGCGAGCACAGAGTGGCTTCTGAGACGAGACTTAATCCTGCCGCCCGAGTGCGTTTGGAGAAGCGGTTTAACTGCAGCCCGTGCGAAGTCTCCCGACAACAGGACTCCCTTCATGACCAACCTACAGCTCTGAGCAG CGTTTTCTCAAAACTCCATCATCCCACGGAGTTATTCGGCGTTGCTGTGCAGCCACAGGCAAGCAAATGTCTGAAGCTGGGCCGGCCTAAACCTGCAGTGCCGCGACAGGTGGAGTTTCCTTACCCGGTATACGGAAGGAACGTGTGCAACTCAATGGTCGGTTTGCCTCAAGCGCAGGTG GGTATTGGATCCATCTCCCATATTCTGGAATCTGCAAAGCACCAGGATCTGATCATGCCCCGAAACTTCAGCTTCAGTTACCAGCAGGATGCAGGGTTGGAAAAGACAGCGATGTGCGATGAGAACAAGCAGGCTATTGAATCCGAAGTTTGGATTAAGATGGAGGGAA GAGAGGAGCTGAGGAAACCTATGCCCCCTGCCAGAcgtgggcggggcaggaggaggcAGACATGCCCTCAGCGCCACGCCCTCAATGACATCCAGAACGCAGTGGTGGGCATGGGCCACAAGGCCAGCTTGAAGCCCGAGGAGGCTGGTGAGAATTCacaaaggagggagagacacaaCATTATGGAGCGAGATCGCAG GCGGAGGATTCGTATCTGCTGTGATGAGCTGAACATGCTGGTGCCGTTTTGCAACCGAGACACGGACAAGGCCACCACCCTGCAGTGGACCACCGCCTTTCTCAAATACATCAAGGAGATCCATGGGGACAGTCTCAAAATG GAGTTTCAGAACACTTTCTGTGGTAAGACAGGGAAGCGCATCAAGCTTGCCACAGTGGGCGACCAGTTTTCTGGGCTGAAAGAGACTGTgaacccagcatgcattgcaccTGCTGACCATTAA
- the LOC135238602 gene encoding opioid growth factor receptor-like protein 1 isoform X1, which yields METPFYRWSDDEDEEEDDLVCEYDSTWEETGCDSEGKNSWRNTGYRGRRNLRAAKDMQTYRHSYPEKYQSCSWGHRTDLDEEEQMVNLRFYRNEIPSSPDDMKITEFHEHWKGDYERLEYVHSYIQWLFPLQEAGMNYRAKELTKKEIEKFCKDEEAKKRLVESYELMLDFYGIRLVDKSTGRVERSEKWEERFDNLNRNTHNSLRITRILKSLGELGFKHYQAPLVKFFLEETLIHNNLKNVKQSVMDYFLFAVLDKDERRKLIEYAFRHYEPKCEFVWCPKKIQLLWEQKDVDEQDQEKGGQSDGSGCDKKNEANLTEDHSETSKAFQCQAPSVDPLQERSSVEQPPPVNKEINQPNLPHSGSLNGDSPLEGHMPGPGVEHSCQITVSLPLQDLVIQESAQEEGIEAKTESSRVPAEKQSDSDDIENNSTADDTPAAEQGSPPEKQNKKEMMGMDENPNDSDFAEEVPDSARKKDGPSVSSNPVKDDDVTHEIDSQLSKSSENPTAVGGAKESLNSIGEDRESKGTESREPADAAENNLRPIGVNESHQLQAEGVESYKLEGGALESPGPKGGVEDSVSLEGAMNLCKPEDVPIISNLPEGGMSQSPRPDVGADKDQRPEGAVEDTASGNDAGNVSSNPDDVKASDDAMICRDQEMETDEDSEMELQ from the exons ATGGAAACTCCATTCTACAGATGGTCGGAcgatgaagatgaagaagaagacgaTCTGGTGTGCGAGTATGATTCGACCTGGGAGGAAACAGGCTGCGATTCCGAAGGAAAAAACTCATGGCGGAACACTGGCTATAGA GGGAGAAGAAACCTTCGAGCTGCCAAGGACATGCAAACCTATCGACACAGTTATCCA GAGAAGTACCAATCATGCTCTTGGGGTCATCGtaca GATCTGGACGAGGAGGAGCAAATGGTTAATCTCCGGTTCTACCGTAATGAAATTCCCTCATCGCCTGACG ACATGAAAATCACAGAATTTCACGAGCATTGGAAAGGAGACTATGAAAGACTTGAATATGTCCATTCCTACATTCAGTG GTTGTTTCCACTGCAAGAAGCTGGAATGAATTATCGTGCCAAGGAACTCACTAAAAAGGAGATAGAG AAATTTTGTAAAGATGAGGAAGCAAAGAAGAGGCTGGTGGAATCCTATGAGCTGATGTTGGACTTCTATGGCATACGGCTAGTCGACAAATCCACAGGAAGGGTAGAACGTTCAGAAAAGTGGGAGGAAAGATTTGACAACCTCAACCG aaacacacacaacagcctgCGGATTACCCGGATCCTGAAGAGTTTAGGGGAGCTGGGGTTCAAGCACTACCAAGCCCCCCTGGTTAAATTCTTCTTAGAGGAGACTCTgattcataataacttgaaaaatgtgaaacagaGTGTAATGGACTACTTCCTCTTTGCTGTCCTTGACAAGGATGAACGCAGAAAGCTGATTGAGTACGCCTTCAGGCATTACGAGCCcaaatgtgagtttgtgtggtgCCCAAAAAAGATTCAACTGTTGTGGGAACAGAAAGATGTGGATGAGCAAGACCAAGAAAAAGGTGGCCAATCAGATGGATCTGGGTGTGACAAGAAAAATGAGGCAAATCTAACTGAAGACCACTCTGAAACTTCAAAGGCTTTTCAGTGTCAGGCACCATCAGTCGACCCACTGCAAGAAAGGTCCTCAGTTGAACAGCCACCTCCAGTTAACAAGGAAATAAACCAACCCAACTTACCACATTCAGGCAGTCTGAATGGGGACAGTCCATTAGAAGGACACATGCCGGGGCCAGGAGTTGAACACAGTTGTCAAATCACCGTCAGTCTACCACTGCAAGACTTAGTCATACAAGAATCTGCACAAGAAGAAGGGATTGAGGCaaagacagagagcagcagggtgCCTGCTGAGAAGCAGTCTGACAGCGATGACATTGAGAATAACTCGACAGCAGATGACACACCAGCAGCAGAGCAGGGATCACCACCGGAGAAGCAAAACAAGAAGGAAATGATGGGAATGGATGAAAATCCCAATGACAGTGATTTTGCAGAGGAGGTGCCTGACTCAGCTAGAAAAAAAGATGGTCCCTCAGTTAGCAGTAATCCAGTTAAAGATGACGATGTCACTCATGAAATAGATTCTCAGCTATCCAAGAGTTCAGAGAATCCCACAGCTGTGGGAGGAGCGAAAGAGAGTCTCAACAGCATAGGTGAAGATAGAGAGAGCAAAGGGACAGAGAGTCGTGAACCTGCAGATGCAGCTGAGAACAATCTCAGACCCATCGGAGTGAATGAAAGTCACCAACTTCAGGCTGAAGGTGTAGAAAGTTACAAACTTGAGGGTGGAGCACTCGAGAGTCCTGGACCAAAAGGAGGAGTGGAAGATAGTGTCAGCCTGGAAGGAGCTATGAACCTCTGCAAGCCTGAAGATGTACCTATTATCAGTAACCTGCCTGAAGGTGGAATGAGCCAGAGTCCAAGACCCGATGTTGGAGCAGACAAGGATCAAAGACCAGAAGGTGCAGTGGAAGACACGGCTTCTGGTAATGATGCTGGGAATGTGTCATCTAATCCTGATGATGTGAAGGCCAGTGACGATGCCATGATATGCAGAGACCAGGAAATGGAGACTGATGAGGACTCCGAGATGGAATTGCAATGA